ttaaaacaataatgaggatgttaatgacaccgtatcgaatactgattgaatactcagggggatgattctgatcatgattctgagttaatattaagtggaattttccatcgcaaaattctatagaattgaaaataatttaaaaaatccactaacgacgacgatacggctatcatatacaggttgttagtgacatcgtaacgaatactgagggggatggttcagaccatgattctgagttgatatcaagtggaatttcctttcggaaaattcaagaaaatttttgtgtcttttttaattattttcagttccatacttttgcgacggaaaattccacttgttatcagctcagaatcatagtctgattcatcccttaaagttttcgttacgatgtcactaacatcctgtataggatagccgtatcgccgtcaataACTGATCGACCCAACTGCACTAACTAAACTATACTTACAAAGAAAAGAGAGAGGTCCGTGAAAGCGTGCATAGTAACAGGCAATCTGGGTATAGTACTGGTACGGATCTCCCACTTCTATCAACCCCGTTATGTAGTGGGAGTACGTTAGTACGTCCACGGTATACCGCACTGCAAGTATAAGtagaatcttcttatcgtgtgggttgtgaggtggaataccagcctcatcaaccctggtgccagggttactattgagtcgccaaaggcccctgatataatCACATTTTATGAATGTTAGGCaagcgtttgaccacaatcttacctgatggtaagtgatgatTGGTGGAGGGTGGGACATACTTACCTAggaagtgtttttgtaataaggcggttTGAATTGCACTTTCCTGCTCCATATTCTGTCACCCACTCAGAACTGTCATTTACTCAGCGCTATGGAaacccagttggaagaatgaTTGACTGTCCCTGTAGGTTCGAATTGGGGCTGAActtatgattttcgaattcatgtttagatcgtaaatgattatgtgctcagtggtgaaggaaaacatcttgaggaaaccaacattcccaagaaatgcgatTCGGTTGATTTtccccttcacgggttggacggtcagacaggcagtcccttccgtaaaaaaccgaacttgacaaatcttcaggttcaaCGTGATAATGCTCTATCTCCCTTTTACGAGGTCGATTATTCGTCGCTTTACTTTTCAgatgataagaaaaagacaacTTATAAATTAGTCGGAATCAGCGCCAAATGATAAACTTACCAAAAGTAGCCTTTTTGAATACGTAATTGCCGTGCTTAAGGCTGTAGAGGTCGCGATACACGTGAGAGGCTGCGTAGAGTCCATACAGTAGGTTGTACCTTAGGATAAGATGATAAATTAGGTGtgtaaaaaaaggttaggtgAATCAAGAAAGTTGACAATTATTTAAACGCATAGGTAATTTAATGTTTCAATCCTCTAGATTATGCGGCAGACTCAAACTCCGTTTTAATTTTACAGTTATAAACGTGGGAAGCTCTTTCTAGCACTCATCAGAAGAGAACATAAGATCACACCTAATTATACATTtgtaaacaatatttaaaaacaccTTCCTatagttgacgacaggtcgacatggcaatcggggcatgaggtgagccgcggaggcggggtctccccgcacacccgcacagtccccgcggcgtcttagtcttagtgacgcacgagtccgtatcgaccgcgtttgtcgattataatctcgctcacataatttattactattgtgacctaaccttgaaaatgaatattgggaaaaagacatgggaatggaaaatgaaatggaagattttattataaaagtcggagataccagtgacgaagattctttaagtttttgtagcgatacgttagatgattcagatgaataaatattaacttaaatgaaaacgtggtattattttattcacattttgttacatacataataaaaatatatcgatattgaaaacgtcacgtcactagagaattgccatgtcgacctgtcgtctacagtacctacctaattatagaaattgtttattataaaaggacgctacacaccaacacaagacaataacaaaattttaaattttcaaaaaacaatattaaaaaaggcAAAAAGGATAATCGTCGAAATGATGGTTTGTGGTTGGTGGTGGTGGTACCTACACCTATTGTCTGGACCCTGCTGAGTGAGTCATGAAAATAGtccttgtatcgtgtgggttgtgaggtgaattaccaaacccatcaaccctggtgtcagggttactattgaaccgccaaaggcccctgacatggctcatgtaatgactacttacttacaacagtaagtagtaaccgggatcaacagcttaacgtgccttccgaagcacaaagcatcttactttcggaccatcaggtgatcagcctgtaatgtcttaaccaaactagggatcacaaagtgatttttgtgatacgtgaTGTgtgtgacgtgaattattgtagatttgccgcagatgcattaactacttggccggatggcattaactacttggccggatggcattaactacttggccggatggcATTACCTATTTggccggatggcattaactacttggccggatggcatcaactacttggccggattcaCTTCTTGGCCGGAACAATTTGTAAGAATTTTCTGACCTTTATTAACTAGTTACCCGATATCGATGGCGAGGCTGACCGGTATGTCGAAGAACGAGAATGCGGTGACGATGTCCATGGAGACCATGATGACACACCCCATCGTCAGGATACACATCACGCCATTCCACGCCACCGTGTCGGGCAGGTCGTACAGGAACACGAACAAGCGGTCCGTTGTCATCCACATCGGGTATGGGCCCTTTTGGGGAAatgtatgtgggatatagaaataacacgggatattttaaatatctttactttttttctgtagcctaattgtgtgtctatagagaaccggagaggaaatatgattggccacctgatacgacacgattcatttataacaaacattatagaaggaaaaattgaagggaagagaggaaggggtagacctaggataacatttatgaaacaaataaaaaagaaggtcgtgtcgtatcgggaggtgaaggttttggcgggaagaagagaggaatggcggttactccaccgacaagagcgcagctcttaaatagagagagagaattgtGTGtctaatgtcccactgctgggcaaaggctgctgggcaaaggccttccccatctctttccaaccctccctgtcttgggcatcgttccgccaggtgtgccggaaggcatccagctcgtccctccaccgtcgtcgtggtctaTTTTAACAAAGTCCTCTGACCcaaccgacatcgcaccatagACTAGACTCGcctctcttactttttaaaaccgCCTTACCTACGTCCCATacatatcccgtgttatttctctATCCCaaatgtataatgtatatttagtattaacaAATATACATGTAGATATGAACTTAGACCCTAATTCCTAATTGGGTGGCAGAGCcttatatacataaacacatacagCCTTATATAATCAGACAAAAAggttgcagtcacttttggtagaGATTAGTAGGCAACACAAAAAAACAACTAGCTGTAagactactaccacatcggaagctgtaacgctgagggataCTGCCGAGGGAACTAACTTAACTTAGCGTAACTTTTGGGAAAAACCATTTGTCTAGGTAAGGTAACCTACAtcttagcccaaacacctccgccaacccgctgTGGACCAGCGTAGTTttgtatgctctataccccctccggttgatttatgTCTGTAGGCTATTTACGTACTTATGTGCGAAGTTCTGAGTTGATTATGCGTTGACCAACTGCATCAAATCAAGCCTGGGGCCTTATTTTTGAACCGCACGCCTTCAACTCACGTGCGAAACCATATTATAcatgtctcatcttgcaaataaCAAGTtatgtgctacgtgaaatgggtatagaTTTTCGAACGTGATTTgaaggcgagcgattcaaaaataaggccccTGGTGAGACTTATTAGGCCGGGACTCCCCCAAAGCGGAGATGTATACCGTATGCTGTGCGAGAAGAGATGTTTTTCAGCTCAGGTGAATCCACCGAAGCTGTGCGGAAATGCGTACTGTGTAGCAGAGATGTGTACTGACTAGCCTTGCGAGTAGCAAGTACTGACTAGCACTGCACACCACTCATATATCTCTTGTCTCTGCTGTGCGTCGTCCACGCATACCTTGTGAGGTCTCCGCTTCCATCGAGCCATGCAAATATTACATCTCCGCAGCGATCTTCACTGCAGCTGATATAATAACGCAATTCTATTGGTTGTTTAAAAAACGTCTCCTCTCCGCTCGTGTCGTCTCCGTTTTGGTGGAGTCCCGGGCGTACTGATCCACCATAGACccctgacaagactcatgtGATACGTCTGCGTGgacagcattcgctgcgtctattgatcGAAGCCCCCGATGGTACCCCAAAGCTCACCTCATTCTGGTAGACAAAATACTGAAAGTCGAAGTCCTTAGGACAACTGCTGGCGATCCTACTGGCTCGAGCGTGAGAGACAGacatttttactttattattatattaaaactatataaaaacCAACTCAGTGCCTCTTAGGGCACGCCCGCGTAGCTGAACATATTAGGTTTGAACTATTAACTTAATAAAACTTATACAATATTCAGCTCAATCAGATACTAAATTCAGAGACCTCGTAaatagaataatatttattttatacagacTGTCAAATCAAGGTCTGATGTCAAAATAAGTATTCTGTATTTGAACAAGTTGCTTCTCTATCATCTTCTCCATAAAGGTTAGTGTTCTTATGACATCGTGTTACTGAATAGATTCCATAATACTGTATTTGAGTAGTAGATAGATCAATTTTAAAGCTGAAGCTTCCTAACTTCTTTGCTAGGCGCAAGTCGGATTTcgataattttaattatgcatgagtatttttttatattatttaaaatcagaaacatcatataaaaaaagtttagcaCGGTTTATTCAAACGAAAAACGGATTTAAAGTACTTTCCTCCTAGCAATCTCGTTTTAGACgacgctacacattgacgttatcgtacacgcgcatctgtgtgtgcgaCGTCAGACGCCatatatgattgaagactaaagtaagaccgaaggggggtgaggtaaacctagctcagccgttggtggggagcggagagatgccgttctattcgtagtattatCGGTAACGTTCCAGGTGTTGATGGGGCTGCTTCGTTTCTTTAGCGCATCTGGGATGTTCGTGGCTGCGGGCGTCGATGGCGTCGTGCGCCGCGAACGGACAGCCGTCTCTGCTCTCTGTTCGATTGGGGACGAAAGTTCCTATTTGCGGCACTGCAGTGGGCTACACCCGCCCAAATACATTATAAGTTTTTGATATTGAtgtgttctttttattttatatagaaaagTCATTTACTTACACATATGAGTCTATGGTTATTtggaataaagattttatttatttatttgttactcCTTATTTTATGCTGGAGCCGTACATCCAAGCATGGGATAACACTAGGATTAGAAGAGAGAGAAAGAACCCGCATAGTTAGCCCAAGCTCATCAGTCAGTGCGTTCATAAATAAACgtcatcattaattttaaaattcatcTGTCACGCGACTCACGCGTCGTTGACAAAGTGTTTTCAGTGAGTTTTCAGCGGCTGACCTGAAACTGTCACTTGGGAAAATTCGTGTCAAGTTTAACGGGtcgtcaggtaggtaggtacatcatcactaatttaagagccacgctcttgtcggtgcagcattctccatgctacttttttaagggaaaataggacagtggtttccctcttaccttccgccccgcagtactctgtctgacgcgagtggggtgGCGCCAGGAGTGGTTTTTTTGGAAGCCGTACTGGGACTCcagtcctccacctctgaatagtaccgacagttactgctgccctctgtcagattccaggttacagtccttgcgacttgccccttccgccctgcagtactctgtctgacgcgagtgggatggcgcccagagagccttcagcgctccacatttgtccggccaagtaattaatgccatctgcaccAAATAGGcaccaaatctacaataagtcacgtcaaaaaaaaaagagataacATACATCAATGCCTAAAGTAAagggtaagtacctaagtaagtaggtacattagatAATTCTACAAGACAGCATTTTAAAACAACACCGCAGTTCAGTAACACCTTCATCGCATTccaaatgctttttttttttatttagagttATAAATAAACGCGTAAATAAACGTAAGAGATCGTCGCACTTTGTTCGTCCCTCCACATAATGAACCTCCCTCACGGCGCGTCGACAATCGTGCGATATCAAATCGATTGACGACTAGAATTCATTCGAACTACCTGCAAGAAAAACAATACTCAAGACGTTTCGAAGGGCACGTTTAGCAGTCGATCTCGGCTACTATTAACTTAAGTAATTTCCGTTTAGCGATTTATGCGTTATCGCATTGTCAATGTAATTTTGTGTCGCATCGCGCCTAAAAGAAATATCGCCAAATCATACGAATTTATTACGTAAGTACGCATTTGcgatctccctagcgttattagTTACTTATCACATTTTCACGGGGTGCGATAACCTaaactgaatatttgacagttcTGGTAGTTTCTTCTAGAAGCGATTCCCTGTTTgattttccaacccgcgaagggaaaaacagcccaatcatacctccgaaacgcagtTTAGATTATGTTATAGTTGGTATAAAGTATAAGGTTTCTAATTCTAAATGGTAATGTTCCaagttcaaattttaaataacgcGCTTTTtagaacaaatattattatttttttatttaatctaaACCTTGGCAAACCTTACAGCAATGCAGGCCGAGTTAACATACTTACACGTCGATTCGTCCAGTAATTTTCTTAGGTCGCTTAGTTATTATGTGATATCGACCGATATCAGCAATTCGatgcaataggctacttgacctagtcaaatgagatacttttttacgaaacgtcggTGAcggacgacctccgtggtccagtggttgagcgttgggctcacgatccggaggtcccgggttcgaatcccggtggggacatatcacaaaaatcactttgtgatccctagtttggttaggacattacaggctgatcacctgattgtccaaaaagtaagatgatccgtgcttcggaaggcacgttaagccgttggtcccggttactacttaatgatgtaagtaagtagtcgttacatgagccatgtcaggggcctttggcggctcaataataaccctgacaccagggttgatgaggttggtaatgtacctctcaatccacacgatagaagaagaagacgaaacgtcaaaacaaaagttttgtttggagtttgtatggaaaaactgtcctgtgacgtcatcaatataaGCGGTCAAATGTAGTTCTCTTTGTcgcttaattcataaataaaattcgaaaatatgtcgaaaagtaaaatgagattgatttttcatCAACTTAGACGgacttctatttctaaattagcattttataatttatctttgacccagtcaaataccctattttaTATCGAATCGCGTCGTGTGGAAAGTCGCATACGTCTgtcttttattttcatttccaacTGTCAAGTCGTCGGGCAAAATGTTTACGCGGTTTTTCTTCTGGAATAAATCCAAAAACTCGAGTACAAACACTTACGAGTATATTTAGAGTCGGtgattgaataataaaaaactacgGATGTTAAAACCGTCCAACATAAAACGAGCGTTTTGCTGTagaaaatatatgtatttaaaataacCATTTTTATTATCCGTCACATTTGTTAAATTATGTTTCTTACTGGAATTATTCTGTAGTTTTTCCGAGATTTCTATGACGCGTGCACTATTTTTGTGCTATGTATTGCTATGCCAAAAAATCTTAGGTATAGGTAACGTAAGTACTAAGTAGTTACTTATTTTCCCACAAGTTACCTACTTAAGAAACATATGTATGAGTGACCCGCGGCACAACTGCTTTGTAGAACTGGTGGCATAACCAGGTTTTGGGCacagattaatattattatagaccggatacggctcaccacctatcacgttggtctaacgaaaacagaaaggtcggtgaggtgtgggtacttactgcatcttgcgatgtacctctgactatcccaattgggatatagtcgtgaccttatgcatgtatttattgtagTTATTTTGGAGtcacacataaataaataatagcctGATAACAGGATAGGTAAACCGGGAACTTAGGATGTCTTAGAACGATTTATTGGTGCGATAAAATAGACAAGACGATGACGTCGAATATATGCATTGCAGTCACGGTTTGAGCATGTTTTGAGTTTAACAGAAACCTTGCTGTAAAGCAAAACAGGCACATTAGTCAAAACGCCTGCTAAAGTATTACAAGCAAGTATTACTATCAAAGTAATTGCTCGAAATGTTAAAATCCAGAATGGTATAATAAATAACGAGAAAGTTTTCGTTTTCCAAACTGAAcgttataatcttcttctatcgtgtgggttttgaggtggacgACCGACCTTGAAGTTGGCTTGTAAAAaggtttaattttaataaaaggtACCTGGGCAAAGACCAATACCTGGGAACCTGAGCTGGGAACGGAACGTAATAATGGAAACATCATTGTGACGTCAttcgtattcaataaacaaagtacaCCTATTTATTTTCGCTTCATGCCAACAAGCtacttcataactcgaaagtttatgcggacttttgagttaattcgtttggggttcagagtaggagtctactctgagggtgggggcttagatttcatcattcattgtcataatctttcatcatttcattaatcatcatcaagaaaaaaatacataagacatggctgtatgggcatagttcccatTGCcctgcccttcggggaaaacaaaaaaaaagtgacgtCATTTTCGGTATGTCATTTTGACATTGACTTTTCGAGTTCGAAAAACATCGTTCGTTTGCCGAAAGTGAAAAAATCTGAACGTTTACCGTGTTCAGCGGTCAGTTTACTTGTTAATCTGTGAGTGGATAATGAGAAGACACTTGGCTGCTAGCTGATTTTGATGGGAGAGCGTCAGCGAGTGTTGACTGATGAGATGGCGACTACAAGCGCGGTCGCCACAATCCCCCCCCAACTGCAAGAGGTACGAACCATACACTtgccttatttattattacttcttATCTTTTGTATTTGACACGTTAAATACTGCATATTCATTGATAACTGCCGTAACGCGATACCAGCATTATTCTCAATAGTTCCACCATGGAAGTTACTCGAAAGATTTGCTGTGTTTACAAGCCTCTTTATAGAGCGTATTCCACCAACTTGCCGGGTTTATTGAGCGATGTGAACGTCATTGACTTGACTAGGGTCATAGCGGGGCCCTTTTGTTCAATGATGCTTGGTGACCTCGGGGCCAACGTCATTAAAGTTGAGAGCTTAGACGGTGATGAGGCTCGGAAATGGGGCCCCCCTTTTATCAGCGGTACGAAGGATTCTTTCTACTTCCAAGCTGTAAATAGGAACAAGAAGAGTATCTGTTTAGATCTGAAGGCAGATGATGGTAAGTCCCTTTAACATATTGTCCAAAGTTTAATGGTAAAGTAATCAACATGATCATGTAAATACTGTTGTCACGAATTCACTGTATGCTAAACATTAGCATTATTTTCAATATACAGGTggttagtgacaccataccgaatgaaatgaaaatgaaaaatgtttttattaccagaaaacaatacagtgaggcacataaaataggatgggtacttatattaaaaatatatccaaatgaacagaggttcccaaaccaggcagatactgagggggatggctCTTGATTCatgtggaaaattccacttaaaattaactcagaatcatggtctgaatcatcccccacagtatttGGTATGCTAACCTAATATTCAgagaaacatgaaataaatttttgacttattattattagtaaactgaaactgaaaaaattgtttcatacattattttttataaaaatagtttatttattatattctctatttattatatttattatatactgtTAGATAGCACATCACCCaaaggtggtatggagcatacactgAGAAAAAGAGTAATTCGATTGCACAACATGTCCTTGTCTTAAAACATTTTGaaataatcatattttatttgatcatatttattttatttattctgtatattatcatataattccaaatataaattattgtaataaaaaagtaaacaaatttcaggtaaaaaaataatgtacgaCTTGGCAACCAAAAGTGATGTAATGGTAGAGAACTTCATACCGGGAAAGCTGGACAGCATGCAAGTTGGGTACGAGAAACTGAGTGAAATAAACCCTCGGCTAGTTTACTGCGCCATCACGGGGTTCGGAAGCAAAGGGCCCTATTCTAAAAAGCCTGGGTAAGAGGAGCTAAATTACGTAatgaaaataaagtacttaatgttCCACAGAAACTGAGTCCAAAATGGCGTAACTTTTGTTATTGCTTCCAAATATTTATCGCCTAGATGGACATTTGCAGCACTAGGGGTGTTGCCCATGTGAGCCGACCTTGAAGAGCTTTTTTGCTTCTTTTTTAAGAGTATACTGTTTTTGTGTCCACACTACCTACCTAGTGCCTTAATTTCACATGTCAGTTTTTGTGCATCTTATACTTGTTTGTATGGTATAAAATCTGAGTATTCATAAATTTTCAGCTATGATGTAATGGCGGCGGCTATGGGAGGGTTGATCAACGTCACTGGTGAGAAAAATGGCAACCCAGTGAAGGTTGGTGTTGCCATCACCGACGTCACCACCGGTATACATGCTTTCGGCGCCATCATGGCTGCATTGTACCACCGTCAGAAGACTGGCAAAGGACAGAAAATAGATTGCGATCTCCTTTCTACACAGATAAGCAGCATGATAAATGTTGCGACTATCTACTTAAACTGTGGCATAGAAGGCAAAAGGTGGGGCACACAACACGCTAATCTGGTGCCTTATCAGGCCTTCAAAACTAAAGACGGGCAAATGGTGATTGGCGCTGGTTCCAATGCTCAATTTGCTGATTTGTGCAGATTGATTAATAAAGAAGAATTATTAAATGATGAACGGTTCACAGACAACTCTACTCGAGTTGTAAACCGTGATGCATTGATCGAAATTTTGAGTGAAGTTATTGAAACGAAGACGAAGAAAGAATGGGCAGAGGTATTCAAAAACGCGTCCTTCCCCAATGGACCGGTGAATACTATGAAGGATGTTTTTGAAGATGAACATGTTAAAGCTATAGGGCTGGTGAAGGAACTGCCTCATCCCATGGCAGGGTCTGTGAAGGTGGTGGGCCCTCCGACGGTGTACAGCGAGGGCGGCAACTACGCGAGGTCTGCGCCTCCCACTTTAGGACAACACACGAAAGATGTCCTCTCAAATTTCCTAGGCTACAGCGATCGTAAAATCGAggaattattccaaaataaagTTGTACAATGATTTTTCTAACAATTGGGTAGTATCCtcagtcaaagataaattatgaaattctgattcctAAATAGGTATCTAAGTACTGAATTAAAACTgccgaaaatatttttttatgaattttaatcaagataaaagtaataaatccgacattttatcacgtttttctatggcgtcacagtgtacttttcatacaaattccttaatattttagtgttttgatgtttagtaaaaagtaactgattcgactagttggaaactaccctattttattttttgtaatcttTATATCATTCCATTTCAAAGAAACATAGGTACTTGACTGTGTCATTCCTTATCAGTGATATGAGAGTATGTATTTGTTTAAGAATAAAGAAGCAAtatcattatataaaatatttgataaGAGATGAATTTACGTAATGTATGTAAATAAGAATTTGTTGTAGTGTAGtagtatatgtatttataagttatGTATGATGACTAAGATAGCTTCGATTAATAAAGGAGTCTTGAGATGATACTCGGCTGTTTCACTCGTCCCGAACCTGACCTTATATGGCGAaaagtatacatattttaatgttgtgtatttattttttactctcattaattattacatttactACACCTTAAGTTGAAGGTCAAGCTTAAGCATGATATACGAGTATACACGTTTCGTTTTATGAAGAAATGATACGTCGATGGTGTGAGTCGAAATGGTAGGTGTACCGGGCAGATACTAATAGGTatgtttgcgatggaaaattccacttaaaaaCTCCCCTAAAGTTGAAGTCCCacgcaattaaaataaaactacaaataAGCTATTGTACCACACCTCGCAACTTTATGTGCACTCGAATTCGAAAACTAACTTAAACTTAAGATATATTGTCGCTAACAGATGTATCTGGAATtgtggcgaatctgatttgtaccttttgctaCTGTCAATAAGGCACAAATTAGTTTAAAATGCAGATatgtcagtttgcaaagtcagccacgatcaTAAACTGTGGTTCATACAGACACTTCAAACAActtagttttacacagacactacacattgacgttagcgtacacgcgcatctgtgggtgtgacgtctgacgcccatacgattgaaggccAAAGAAAGatcgaagggggtgaggtaaacctagctcagccgcggGGAGCGGAgcattgccgttctatacgtagtattattccttgcaGGAGCCTGCTGAGCCCGTGGCAGTGATCACGCTGCGGCCGACGAAGCCACAGGAGCGCAAGAAGGTAGTCTGGACGGAAGACACCGTCGACAATGAGAACATGAACAAGAAGAAGTCGAAATGTGAGTGATTTAAGAtactctgtgtgtgtgtgtgtgtgtgtgtgtgtgtgtgtgtgtgtgtgtgtgtgtgtgtgtgtgagagagagagagagagagatagtgtgtctgtgtgtgaaagagagagacagacagagtgtgtctgtgtgtgcgtaggtatttattattattatttttagttatgttggtatcattatatgtttattgcaccatcccgtgctccaatgcataaacctctttcaccctaaggttgcctggcagaaattgctgtttagcaataaggccgcctattgtgcttatgtttttattcgtatgtttatgtcctttgtatatgtcgttgattgat
This portion of the Pectinophora gossypiella chromosome 1, ilPecGoss1.1, whole genome shotgun sequence genome encodes:
- the LOC126370567 gene encoding succinate--hydroxymethylglutarate CoA-transferase is translated as MEVTRKICCVYKPLYRAYSTNLPGLLSDVNVIDLTRVIAGPFCSMMLGDLGANVIKVESLDGDEARKWGPPFISGTKDSFYFQAVNRNKKSICLDLKADDGKKIMYDLATKSDVMVENFIPGKLDSMQVGYEKLSEINPRLVYCAITGFGSKGPYSKKPGYDVMAAAMGGLINVTGEKNGNPVKVGVAITDVTTGIHAFGAIMAALYHRQKTGKGQKIDCDLLSTQISSMINVATIYLNCGIEGKRWGTQHANLVPYQAFKTKDGQMVIGAGSNAQFADLCRLINKEELLNDERFTDNSTRVVNRDALIEILSEVIETKTKKEWAEVFKNASFPNGPVNTMKDVFEDEHVKAIGLVKELPHPMAGSVKVVGPPTVYSEGGNYARSAPPTLGQHTKDVLSNFLGYSDRKIEELFQNKVVQ